The Primulina tabacum isolate GXHZ01 chromosome 7, ASM2559414v2, whole genome shotgun sequence genome includes a window with the following:
- the LOC142550532 gene encoding uncharacterized protein LOC142550532, with product MFGRQSVRRIQVSDNTSEQSAIESALHDLRRGELSVTQYYNALTKHWQQLDVFETHAWKCPEDRQCCRKIVEQKRTFKFLIDLNKELDDVRGRVMSAKPFLGLREAFAEILREESCKNVMMGPPSTSVHGSALLGSSLGATGATQQERRKSQPTCEKCSKPGHMKNTCWVFHGKPSD from the coding sequence ATGTTTGGGAGGCAGTCCGTGAGACGTATTCAAGTTTCCGATAACACCTCAGAACAGTCGGCTATTGAATCAGCCCTTCACGACCTCCGGCGGGGAGAACTCAGTGTCACCCAGTACTATAATGCCCTCACCAAACACTGGCAGCAACTTGATGTTTTTGAAACCCACGCTTGGAAGTGTCCGGAAGATAGACAGTGCTGTCGCAAGATTGTGGAGCAGAAGCGCACCTTCAAGTTTCTAATTGATCTCAACAAAGAACTAGATGATGTTCGAGGCAGAGTAATGAGTGCCAAGCCATTCTTGGGTCTTCGAGAAGCTTTTGCTGAGATTCTCCGCGAAGAAAGCTGCAAGAATGTCATGATGGGCCCACCTTCTACCTCGGTTCATGGTTCTGCCCTGCTCGGGTCTTCACTCGGTGCTACTGGAGCAACTCAACAAGAGAGGCGTAAGTCACAGCCAACATGTGAGAAATGTTCCAAACCAGGGCACATGAAGAACACTTGCTGGGTTTTCCATGGCAAACCTTCTGATTGA